Proteins encoded within one genomic window of Planctomycetota bacterium:
- a CDS encoding metallophosphoesterase, whose translation MRPLNRRSFLATTALAAVMPAMGFRSLSGQAPPVPAPPSPRKKSLRVAHLTDMHIQPELGADRGVAQCLHQTQSLEAKPDLILTGGDGVMDVFEAKAARASDLKKMFTSTFAKECGIPARHTIGNHDIFGWNKKSSGTTGAESDWGKKYAAEMYGLPNRFYSFDQGGWHFVMLDSVQPQGEGSYTAFCDDEQTEWLVKDLKGRPAGSPVLVVSHIPIMSLTPITYGKARPQEARGTDYPLSASAMHSDCAALHKLFAANGVKLCLSGHMHLLDRCSTDGVTYICDGAVSANWWKGPLQGVSEGFGVIDLYSDGSFEHEYKTYGWKAEHA comes from the coding sequence ATGCGTCCCCTCAACCGCCGATCCTTCCTCGCCACCACCGCACTGGCCGCCGTCATGCCCGCGATGGGTTTCCGCTCCCTGTCCGGGCAGGCACCGCCCGTTCCAGCGCCGCCCTCCCCGCGCAAGAAATCGCTCCGCGTGGCGCATCTGACCGACATGCACATCCAGCCCGAGCTCGGCGCCGACCGCGGTGTGGCTCAGTGTCTTCATCAGACGCAGTCGCTTGAAGCCAAGCCCGACCTGATCCTGACCGGCGGCGACGGCGTGATGGATGTCTTCGAGGCCAAGGCCGCTCGCGCCAGCGACCTGAAGAAGATGTTCACGTCGACCTTCGCGAAGGAGTGCGGCATTCCCGCGCGGCACACGATCGGCAACCACGACATCTTCGGCTGGAACAAAAAGAGCAGCGGCACCACCGGCGCCGAGTCGGACTGGGGCAAGAAGTACGCCGCCGAGATGTATGGCCTGCCCAACCGCTTCTACTCCTTCGATCAGGGCGGATGGCACTTCGTCATGCTCGACAGCGTCCAGCCCCAGGGAGAAGGCAGCTACACCGCCTTCTGCGATGACGAGCAGACCGAGTGGCTCGTAAAGGACCTGAAGGGGCGCCCCGCCGGGAGCCCCGTGCTGGTGGTTTCGCACATTCCCATCATGAGCCTGACGCCGATCACCTACGGCAAGGCGCGCCCGCAGGAGGCTCGCGGCACCGACTATCCCCTTTCGGCGTCGGCCATGCACTCCGACTGCGCCGCGCTGCACAAGCTCTTCGCGGCCAACGGCGTCAAGCTCTGCCTCTCCGGCCACATGCATCTGCTGGATCGCTGCTCCACCGACGGGGTCACCTACATCTGCGACGGCGCCGTCAGCGCCAACTGGTGGAAGGGCCCGCTGCAGGGAGTGAGCGAGGGCTTCGGCGTGATCGACCTCTACAGCGACGGATCCTTCGAGCACGAGTACAAGACCTACGGATGGAAGGCCGAACATGCCTGA
- a CDS encoding serine hydrolase, whose product MSGRSDNESSGIPQYRDFISARLIEHLAPHMKPVEGVPDLRQVGTTGGLENPQSLQFLCELYEQVRGELGAVLRQRGIDRDFIDQRTRACFELNRRLGIDFRDSDYHTLLGQEDGQGRIVAGPRNNLYCRAGGGAAIAEIPEFLRGHHVTLFGPPDDAKLSINAMNAFHRRLEGEPAIVEELLRSFTGSAKWGADDEDSKTPLRRDLVRAGENLTGCLKGSISYKDDRTGKNYALEPEHRSLPIKRFPGLALPCPFLFHNGNPLPLHLYDFALHLFANWSDPKALVFYVPKLENEEEAAYIRHMLEQAERLIQRRHPEYKPGTIRLMIVLENPRAVFRVNEIMDALHPYFAGASLGWHDYLASTARLMKEDANYRIPVKADPNIVIKHIKASHDLLAEVVGSRGGIKVGGMYGVLPSDNDLTSDSFQVAIRGFIKDVVTQMKRNLSGFWVAHPDFVRLGLALVEAWTKSTPADLSPIDSLVKSLLLPKHHEEMLKFIHGPDVLGLDPEDPLYPRALLVAEMKASDFVANNDPGEIRYNIFQSLQYVTDWLCGNGCVALPATIDGVPVRVMDDLATAERSRWEVWHELHHGRFALEDFVRIAHEEMRFIRKDLSDSRKIVQVKWNERTQKWYPVAMNLMLLLMSAETPVEFATELLLPFTLDSIRDQDDPWHAAAGIDPEKYALSEFVARCHAFFSMCGCGAFATAMARHPVTDLREAERLIMGFDQAQINEAAGFHGDIGEGRATLDATAAKEQAGVSAGDANILEQLRLLGRQYREKFKFKFLISAAGKSGAELLAALQGRLDNSAEKELHNAREALWQITRKRLLAQPIDDAHHQIQEALKSHEVRGAAICLISPSGHLQALECGERSAGEPVTPHTLFEIASLSKSVAASFAIEHFRKAGIPLTTPVNPLLAQTKSRFRIRSLDPRHLERGDQVTLAHLMNHQALNLHYVNGIPANQPMPALTDLLSGNEKFGYEPVGAVHEPGSKFQYSGGGFLVLEHLIQSREGKSIPSITDPFLAELGMVGATFEQTTLPMREYATGYTDEGRAIEGARKMFPAFAAGAMATVSDVGKFLQALTLAFHDLRGAGPISHDTAVQMLFGSDKGSREFMGCDMGLGIFTAEAGPNRLCIHQGANDGFRALFIHCFAGPDRGKGFVIACNGEHNGVLFISEAAQILLRQFNLHGVDVERFKSDVAVDHLPQAERVNAGYRELIFSAFQPDLPEAIEEHGPRDPLAECNLAVGASVIEASNQRFARAENLLSPFQPAFDPQLFGRQGKIMDSWESVRHNRSECDWMIFEMKSPAAIDCAAVSTQFHQGNHAQAIRIEGWDAVVQQWREIVPRTPLSGHTFHAMDASSKGFPFQRIRVSIFPDGGVTRLALYGSNLPADERKKVFARSQQAYPAFDAQTRKPLTPKYVAADARIQKNLERHAPGEMDLACSAFGGRIISATNEHYGPAAQVISPYPPLNMFDGLESARSREPGHSEEIVIELGRAAVVGRVEVDFAYFVNNNPLELAVHGLCGGEWVELVARTGVKAYAGNAVRFEVATAGLCRQIRVTAYPDGGMNRVRVFAAKGLECADRGAAGALRSAP is encoded by the coding sequence GTGAGCGGCCGCAGCGACAACGAATCATCCGGGATTCCTCAGTACCGCGACTTCATCTCGGCTCGCCTGATCGAGCATCTCGCGCCGCACATGAAGCCGGTGGAGGGAGTTCCCGATCTGCGGCAGGTGGGAACCACCGGCGGCCTGGAAAATCCGCAATCGCTGCAGTTTCTGTGCGAGCTCTACGAGCAGGTCAGGGGTGAGCTGGGCGCCGTGCTGCGGCAGCGCGGCATCGATCGCGACTTCATCGACCAGCGGACGCGAGCCTGCTTCGAGCTCAACCGCAGGCTGGGAATCGATTTTCGTGACTCGGACTATCACACGCTCCTGGGCCAGGAGGATGGCCAGGGGCGCATCGTGGCCGGGCCGAGGAACAATCTCTATTGCCGTGCGGGCGGCGGCGCGGCGATCGCGGAGATTCCGGAGTTCCTGCGCGGCCACCATGTCACGCTCTTCGGTCCGCCGGACGACGCCAAGCTCTCCATCAACGCGATGAATGCCTTCCACCGCAGGCTGGAGGGGGAGCCCGCGATCGTCGAGGAATTGCTCAGGAGTTTCACGGGCTCCGCGAAGTGGGGGGCCGACGACGAGGATTCCAAGACGCCGCTGCGCCGCGACCTTGTCCGCGCCGGGGAAAATCTCACCGGATGCCTGAAGGGAAGCATCTCATACAAGGATGATCGCACCGGCAAGAACTATGCGCTGGAGCCAGAGCATCGGTCGCTGCCGATCAAGCGCTTCCCCGGATTGGCGCTGCCCTGCCCCTTCCTGTTTCACAATGGCAATCCACTGCCGCTGCATCTCTACGACTTCGCGCTGCATCTCTTCGCCAACTGGAGCGACCCAAAGGCGCTGGTCTTCTATGTGCCCAAGCTGGAGAACGAGGAGGAGGCCGCCTACATCCGGCACATGCTGGAGCAGGCGGAGCGGCTGATCCAGCGGCGGCATCCCGAGTACAAGCCGGGAACCATCCGGCTGATGATCGTGCTGGAGAATCCCCGCGCCGTCTTCCGCGTGAACGAGATCATGGACGCGTTGCATCCCTACTTCGCCGGCGCCTCGCTGGGCTGGCACGACTACCTCGCCTCCACGGCGCGGCTCATGAAGGAGGACGCCAACTACCGGATTCCGGTGAAGGCCGATCCGAACATCGTCATCAAGCACATCAAGGCGTCCCACGATCTGCTGGCCGAGGTCGTCGGCTCGCGCGGCGGCATCAAGGTGGGGGGGATGTACGGCGTGCTGCCCTCCGACAACGACCTCACGAGCGATTCGTTTCAGGTTGCGATCCGCGGCTTCATCAAGGATGTCGTGACGCAGATGAAGCGGAACCTCTCAGGATTCTGGGTCGCCCATCCGGATTTCGTGCGGCTGGGCCTGGCCCTGGTCGAGGCGTGGACGAAGTCGACGCCCGCGGATCTCTCGCCGATCGACAGCCTGGTGAAGTCGCTTCTGCTGCCCAAGCATCACGAAGAAATGCTCAAGTTCATCCATGGGCCGGACGTGCTCGGGCTCGATCCTGAGGATCCGCTTTATCCGCGGGCCCTGCTGGTGGCGGAGATGAAGGCCTCGGATTTCGTGGCCAACAATGATCCCGGCGAGATCCGCTACAACATTTTTCAGTCGCTGCAGTATGTGACGGACTGGCTCTGCGGCAATGGATGCGTGGCGCTGCCGGCGACGATCGACGGCGTTCCAGTGCGGGTGATGGACGACCTGGCCACTGCCGAACGCTCGCGCTGGGAGGTCTGGCACGAGCTGCATCATGGGCGATTCGCCCTGGAGGATTTCGTTCGCATCGCCCACGAGGAGATGCGCTTCATCCGCAAGGACCTCTCCGACAGCCGCAAAATCGTGCAGGTGAAGTGGAATGAGCGCACCCAGAAGTGGTACCCGGTGGCCATGAACCTGATGCTGCTGCTGATGTCCGCCGAGACGCCAGTCGAGTTCGCCACCGAGCTGCTGCTGCCCTTCACCTTGGATTCCATCCGCGACCAGGATGATCCCTGGCATGCCGCGGCCGGGATCGATCCGGAGAAGTACGCGCTGTCCGAGTTTGTCGCCCGCTGCCACGCCTTTTTCTCGATGTGCGGCTGCGGCGCGTTCGCGACGGCCATGGCACGGCATCCGGTGACGGACCTGCGCGAGGCCGAGCGATTGATCATGGGATTTGATCAGGCGCAGATCAACGAGGCCGCAGGCTTTCACGGCGACATCGGCGAGGGCAGGGCGACGCTCGACGCCACGGCGGCGAAGGAGCAAGCGGGGGTTTCCGCTGGTGACGCGAATATCCTGGAGCAATTGCGGCTTCTGGGGCGGCAGTACCGGGAAAAGTTCAAGTTCAAGTTCCTGATTTCGGCGGCGGGAAAATCCGGGGCGGAATTGCTGGCGGCGCTTCAAGGCCGACTCGACAATTCGGCCGAGAAGGAATTGCACAACGCGCGTGAGGCCTTGTGGCAGATCACTCGGAAGCGACTGCTCGCCCAGCCGATCGACGACGCCCATCACCAGATCCAGGAGGCGCTTAAGAGCCATGAAGTGCGCGGGGCGGCGATCTGCCTCATATCGCCGAGCGGCCATCTTCAGGCGCTCGAATGCGGCGAACGCTCGGCGGGAGAGCCGGTCACGCCGCACACGCTCTTTGAAATTGCCTCGCTGAGCAAGAGCGTCGCCGCGAGTTTCGCCATCGAGCATTTCCGCAAGGCCGGCATTCCGCTGACGACGCCGGTCAATCCGCTGCTTGCCCAGACCAAGTCGCGCTTCCGCATTCGCTCGCTCGATCCGCGCCATCTGGAGCGGGGGGACCAGGTCACCCTGGCGCATCTGATGAACCACCAGGCGCTGAACCTGCACTACGTCAACGGCATCCCGGCAAACCAGCCGATGCCGGCGTTGACCGACCTGCTTTCAGGCAACGAGAAGTTCGGCTATGAGCCGGTCGGTGCGGTCCACGAGCCGGGAAGCAAGTTTCAATATTCGGGCGGCGGTTTCCTGGTGCTGGAGCACCTGATCCAGAGTCGCGAGGGCAAGAGCATTCCGTCAATCACCGATCCCTTCCTGGCGGAACTGGGGATGGTCGGCGCGACTTTCGAGCAGACCACGCTGCCCATGCGCGAATACGCCACGGGCTACACCGATGAGGGACGCGCCATCGAGGGCGCGCGCAAGATGTTCCCGGCCTTCGCCGCGGGCGCGATGGCCACCGTGTCCGATGTCGGAAAATTCCTCCAGGCGCTGACGCTTGCATTCCATGATCTTCGCGGGGCCGGGCCGATCTCCCATGACACCGCGGTCCAGATGCTCTTCGGCTCGGACAAGGGCAGCCGGGAGTTCATGGGGTGCGACATGGGCCTGGGCATCTTCACCGCCGAGGCCGGTCCGAACCGGCTCTGCATTCACCAAGGCGCCAACGACGGCTTCCGCGCCCTGTTCATCCACTGCTTCGCGGGCCCGGACCGCGGCAAGGGCTTCGTCATCGCCTGCAACGGCGAGCACAACGGCGTGCTCTTCATCTCGGAGGCGGCGCAGATCCTGCTGCGGCAGTTCAACCTTCACGGCGTCGACGTTGAGCGGTTCAAGTCGGATGTCGCTGTGGACCATCTTCCCCAGGCGGAACGGGTGAACGCCGGATATCGAGAGCTGATCTTCTCTGCGTTCCAGCCCGACCTGCCGGAGGCCATCGAGGAGCATGGACCGCGCGATCCGCTGGCGGAGTGCAACCTCGCCGTCGGCGCCAGCGTGATCGAGGCTTCCAATCAGCGCTTCGCCCGGGCCGAGAATCTGCTCTCGCCTTTCCAACCCGCATTTGATCCCCAACTCTTCGGCAGGCAGGGCAAGATCATGGACAGCTGGGAGAGCGTCCGTCACAACCGCAGCGAGTGCGACTGGATGATCTTCGAGATGAAGTCGCCCGCAGCGATCGACTGCGCCGCGGTGTCCACCCAGTTCCACCAGGGCAACCACGCCCAGGCCATTCGCATCGAGGGATGGGACGCGGTGGTGCAGCAGTGGCGCGAGATCGTGCCGCGCACGCCGCTGTCAGGGCACACTTTTCATGCAATGGATGCCTCTTCGAAGGGATTTCCATTTCAGCGCATCAGGGTCTCCATCTTTCCCGATGGCGGCGTGACCCGGCTTGCTCTGTACGGATCGAACCTGCCCGCCGACGAGAGGAAAAAAGTGTTCGCGCGGTCGCAGCAGGCCTATCCCGCCTTCGACGCCCAGACCCGCAAGCCGCTGACGCCGAAGTACGTCGCCGCGGACGCACGGATCCAGAAGAATCTGGAACGGCATGCGCCCGGAGAGATGGACCTGGCCTGCAGCGCCTTCGGCGGCCGGATCATCTCCGCCACCAACGAGCACTATGGCCCCGCGGCGCAGGTGATCTCGCCCTATCCGCCGCTGAACATGTTCGACGGCCTCGAGTCCGCGCGAAGCCGCGAGCCCGGCCACTCCGAGGAGATCGTCATCGAGCTCGGCCGGGCGGCGGTCGTCGGCCGCGTTGAGGTCGATTTCGCCTACTTCGTGAACAACAACCCCCTCGAACTCGCGGTGCACGGGCTGTGCGGCGGGGAATGGGTCGAGCTGGTCGCACGGACCGGCGTCAAGGCCTATGCAGGCAACGCCGTTCGCTTCGAGGTCGCCACCGCAGGACTGTGCCGCCAGATCCGCGTGACCGCCTATCCCGACGGCGGAATGAACCGGGTGCGCGTCTTTGCGGCGAAGGGACTAGAGTGCGCCGATCGCGGCGCAGCGGGCGCCCTCCGATCGGCGCCCTGA
- a CDS encoding NAD-dependent epimerase/dehydratase family protein, producing MNLVTGGAGFIGSHLVRQLVDGGESVRVLERPTAEAGHLPLDRVELIRGDIRDAAAMRNATRGCEFVYHLAADPNLWRQDRSEFDAVNHVGALNVLRAALENGARRVLYVSTESILSTAKSNGGAVESARFKEEDMIGPYCLSKFRAELAAFRLAEGGAPVIVCSPTLPIGPGDHNQTPPTRLAVAFCRGQLPAYLDCRMNLIDVRDAADGLVRAMQRGRPGVRYLLGGHNVRLIQWLEVLGRIVQRRPPRLQVPYPLALSVGWLSEQWADLVTHSMPMATVAGVRLTRRSMHFDPSASLRELGLTPRGVEESTLDAVHWYRQQHWI from the coding sequence ATGAACCTGGTGACCGGCGGCGCGGGCTTCATCGGCTCGCACCTGGTGCGGCAGTTGGTCGATGGCGGCGAATCTGTGCGCGTGCTGGAGCGCCCCACTGCGGAGGCCGGCCATCTGCCGCTGGATCGCGTGGAGCTGATTCGTGGGGACATCCGCGACGCCGCGGCGATGCGCAACGCGACGCGCGGCTGCGAGTTCGTCTACCACCTCGCCGCCGACCCCAATCTCTGGCGACAGGACCGGAGCGAGTTCGACGCGGTCAATCACGTCGGCGCCCTCAACGTCCTTCGCGCCGCGCTGGAAAACGGCGCCCGGCGCGTGCTCTATGTCAGCACCGAGAGCATCCTCTCCACGGCGAAGTCAAACGGCGGCGCCGTCGAGTCGGCGCGCTTCAAAGAGGAGGACATGATCGGCCCCTACTGCCTCAGCAAGTTTCGGGCGGAGCTCGCGGCCTTTCGTCTCGCCGAGGGCGGCGCCCCCGTCATCGTTTGCAGTCCGACTCTGCCGATCGGCCCGGGCGACCACAACCAGACGCCGCCGACTCGGCTCGCGGTCGCTTTCTGCCGCGGACAATTGCCGGCCTACCTCGACTGCCGGATGAACTTGATCGACGTGCGCGATGCCGCCGATGGATTGGTGCGCGCCATGCAGCGGGGCCGCCCCGGCGTTCGCTACCTGCTCGGCGGCCACAACGTGCGCCTGATCCAATGGCTCGAAGTGCTGGGAAGGATCGTGCAGCGCCGGCCTCCGCGCCTGCAGGTTCCCTATCCGCTGGCGCTTTCGGTGGGATGGCTCAGCGAGCAGTGGGCTGATCTCGTCACACACAGCATGCCCATGGCCACTGTCGCGGGAGTGCGGCTCACGCGGCGCTCGATGCACTTCGATCCCTCGGCGAGCCTCCGCGAACTCGGCCTGACCCCGCGCGGCGTCGAGGAGTCCACGCTGGACGCGGTGCACTGGTACCGGCAGCAGCACTGGATTTAA
- a CDS encoding ketopantoate reductase family protein, which translates to MSLARAGWEVTLVESNAAKVAAGRRDGMSLEGFPAQPARFENFDEWSAPAETPVLLCVKTFDNAAVLRRIPDSRFLVPIQNGYDPQLEQLDHPAEAIASFVSHCPADRPAARITRAGSLHIGPRREASGDELARIDALAAALAKGGIFPVERVIDVRPYKSTKLMYNAAISPLAAGAGVDNAELLSDPLARGLFFGLLRENYTILRRAGLSMERIGPFHPDTVMRILRTPLLPALMGHFFRPSLRGTYCSMSPDMGSGRTEVDAYNGHLVRLAGPGPCPINQAVVALVERISRERLAPAREHLRQLAGMLPAGALA; encoded by the coding sequence ATGAGTTTGGCGCGGGCCGGCTGGGAAGTGACCCTGGTCGAGTCGAACGCCGCGAAGGTCGCCGCAGGGCGCCGCGATGGCATGTCGCTTGAGGGATTTCCCGCGCAGCCCGCCCGCTTCGAAAATTTCGACGAATGGTCGGCGCCCGCCGAGACGCCCGTGCTCCTATGCGTGAAGACCTTCGACAACGCCGCCGTGCTGCGGCGGATTCCGGATTCGCGATTTCTGGTGCCGATCCAGAATGGATATGACCCGCAACTGGAGCAACTGGACCATCCCGCGGAAGCCATCGCCTCATTCGTCTCCCATTGCCCCGCCGATCGGCCCGCCGCGCGAATTACGAGGGCTGGCTCATTGCACATCGGTCCGCGGCGTGAGGCGAGCGGCGACGAGCTCGCGCGCATCGACGCACTCGCCGCCGCGCTCGCCAAGGGCGGAATCTTTCCCGTGGAGCGCGTGATTGATGTCCGCCCCTACAAATCAACCAAGCTCATGTACAACGCCGCGATCTCGCCGCTGGCCGCGGGCGCGGGCGTGGACAACGCCGAGCTGCTCTCCGATCCGCTGGCGCGGGGGCTCTTCTTCGGTCTGCTGCGCGAGAACTACACCATCCTGCGCCGCGCCGGACTGTCCATGGAAAGGATTGGCCCCTTCCACCCCGACACGGTCATGCGCATCCTCCGGACGCCGCTGCTTCCCGCGCTCATGGGCCACTTCTTCCGGCCATCGCTGCGCGGAACCTACTGCTCAATGAGCCCGGACATGGGCAGCGGGCGCACCGAGGTGGACGCCTACAACGGACATCTCGTGCGGCTCGCCGGCCCTGGTCCATGCCCGATCAACCAGGCGGTTGTCGCACTGGTGGAGCGGATCTCGCGCGAACGCCTCGCTCCCGCGCGGGAACATCTTCGCCAATTGGCCGGAATGCTTCCTGCGGGGGCGCTGGCATGA
- a CDS encoding tetratricopeptide repeat protein has product MSEVGRNDPCPCGSGRKAKNCCHRAEVPAAKVGSVVLPAMGGAPARKVPNAEAVLVALELQKRRELPLAEQIYAQVLAADPDQSDAMLFLGVLRHQVGRSAEGVELMRKAVKLKPNNRLYLYNLAKVSEELGHLSESIDLYQRSLKIEPSPDACNNLGSLLLGQGRVEEAIACYKRGNALDPSDIWQQSNLLYAMNFTADPDLQSIFEEHRKFGERYERSIAGAAPQIAESDRGANRPLRIGYVSADFRQHSVAHFIEPVLAAHDKTKFEVFAYYNQFVGDEITQRIERQVANWRTIASFSDEKLAGLIRADAIDILVDLSGHTPLHRLRTFALKPAPVQATWLGYPNTTGLRSMDYRITDAFADPVGMTEALHTEKLIRLPESFSCFLPPETSPPVGPLPALKSGSVTFGSFNNFAKITPQVIETWANILLRLPTARLVLKYRGVGEPAMQAMAHQVFARHGVSAERVQMLDKDASQMAHMERYNSIDIGLDPFPYNGSTTTCDALWMGVPVVTLAGRSHVARVGVSQMSNLGLLELIARDRDHYVELAVGLAGDLERLKSLRAGLRERMKASSLMNPERLTRHLERAYQEMWTKR; this is encoded by the coding sequence ATGAGCGAGGTTGGTCGCAACGATCCCTGCCCCTGCGGAAGCGGGCGGAAAGCAAAGAACTGCTGCCACCGCGCCGAGGTTCCCGCCGCCAAGGTGGGCTCGGTCGTGCTGCCGGCCATGGGCGGCGCCCCGGCGCGGAAAGTGCCCAATGCGGAGGCGGTGCTGGTCGCGCTCGAGCTGCAGAAGCGACGCGAGTTGCCTCTGGCGGAGCAGATCTACGCGCAGGTGCTCGCCGCGGATCCGGACCAATCGGATGCGATGCTCTTTCTTGGCGTCCTGCGGCATCAGGTGGGTCGAAGTGCGGAGGGTGTCGAGCTGATGCGGAAGGCCGTCAAGCTCAAGCCGAACAACCGGCTCTATCTCTACAACCTGGCGAAAGTCAGCGAAGAGCTGGGCCATCTTTCGGAGTCCATCGATCTCTACCAGCGCTCCCTGAAGATCGAGCCAAGCCCCGACGCCTGCAACAACCTTGGAAGTCTGCTGCTCGGGCAGGGCCGGGTGGAGGAGGCCATCGCCTGCTACAAGCGCGGCAACGCGCTGGACCCGAGCGACATCTGGCAGCAGAGCAATCTTCTCTACGCGATGAATTTCACGGCGGATCCGGATCTGCAATCCATCTTCGAGGAGCACCGGAAATTCGGCGAGCGATACGAACGGTCCATCGCGGGCGCGGCGCCGCAGATCGCGGAATCCGACCGCGGCGCGAATCGACCGCTCCGCATCGGTTACGTCTCCGCCGACTTCCGCCAGCACTCCGTCGCCCACTTCATCGAGCCGGTCTTGGCGGCGCACGACAAGACCAAATTCGAAGTGTTCGCCTACTACAACCAGTTTGTCGGCGACGAGATCACGCAGAGAATCGAACGCCAGGTGGCCAACTGGCGCACGATCGCCAGCTTTTCCGACGAGAAGCTGGCCGGCCTGATCCGGGCGGACGCCATCGACATCCTGGTCGACCTTTCAGGCCACACGCCGCTGCACCGGCTGCGCACATTCGCGCTCAAGCCGGCGCCGGTGCAGGCGACCTGGCTGGGCTATCCCAACACCACGGGCCTTCGCTCGATGGACTACCGGATCACCGACGCCTTCGCGGATCCGGTCGGCATGACCGAGGCGCTGCACACCGAAAAGCTCATCCGGCTGCCCGAGAGTTTCTCCTGCTTCCTGCCCCCCGAAACTTCGCCGCCGGTCGGGCCACTGCCGGCGCTGAAGTCCGGAAGCGTCACCTTCGGCTCCTTCAACAACTTTGCCAAGATCACTCCGCAGGTCATCGAGACGTGGGCGAATATTCTTCTGCGTCTTCCCACCGCGCGACTGGTGCTGAAGTACCGCGGTGTGGGGGAACCCGCGATGCAGGCGATGGCGCACCAGGTCTTCGCCCGGCATGGCGTGAGCGCCGAGCGGGTTCAGATGCTGGACAAGGATGCCTCGCAGATGGCCCACATGGAGCGTTACAACTCCATCGACATCGGCCTTGACCCATTTCCCTACAACGGGTCGACCACCACCTGCGACGCGCTGTGGATGGGCGTGCCGGTGGTCACGCTCGCGGGGCGCAGCCATGTGGCTCGCGTCGGTGTGAGCCAGATGAGCAACCTGGGATTGCTGGAGCTGATCGCCCGGGACCGGGACCACTATGTGGAGCTGGCCGTCGGATTGGCCGGCGATCTCGAGAGGCTCAAGTCACTGCGCGCCGGCTTGCGCGAACGCATGAAAGCTTCTTCATTGATGAATCCCGAGCGGCTGACGCGCCATTTGGAGCGGGCCTATCAGGAGATGTGGACCAAACGATGA
- a CDS encoding sulfurtransferase, producing MAALFTNISTYLFAPLSGLSELRERLRVLCRDANLKGTIMLSPEGINLFVAGTREGVDALLAELRGVPGLENLRPKESFSAKQPFRRMLVKVKKEIIAFGVEGIDPARRTSRKLPPRTLKQWLDEGKPVTLLDTRNDYEIKMGTFRGARPAGVRHFRDFPRAVERLPEEMKRQPLVMFCTGGIRCEKAGPYMERVGFENVFQLDGGILKYFEECGGAHYEGECFVFDRRVGVDPQLRETKSACCFRCQMPLTVAEQGSPLYVVGVSCPNCAGRGARARDRAALRD from the coding sequence ATGGCCGCGTTGTTCACCAATATTTCCACCTATCTTTTCGCGCCGTTGAGCGGGCTGTCGGAGCTTCGCGAACGGCTCCGCGTCCTCTGTCGCGACGCCAACCTCAAGGGCACCATCATGCTGAGCCCGGAGGGGATCAACCTTTTCGTGGCGGGGACGCGGGAGGGCGTCGACGCGCTGCTGGCCGAGCTCCGCGGCGTTCCGGGCCTTGAGAATCTGCGCCCCAAAGAAAGCTTCAGCGCCAAGCAGCCCTTCCGCCGCATGCTGGTGAAAGTGAAGAAGGAGATCATCGCCTTCGGCGTGGAGGGCATCGATCCGGCCCGGCGCACCAGCCGGAAGCTTCCGCCGCGCACGCTGAAGCAGTGGCTCGATGAGGGCAAGCCGGTCACGCTGCTGGACACGCGCAACGACTACGAGATCAAGATGGGCACCTTCCGCGGCGCGCGGCCCGCGGGAGTCCGGCACTTCCGCGACTTTCCCCGCGCGGTCGAGCGGCTGCCGGAGGAGATGAAGCGGCAGCCCCTGGTCATGTTCTGCACTGGCGGCATCCGCTGCGAAAAGGCCGGGCCCTACATGGAGCGCGTCGGGTTTGAAAATGTCTTCCAGCTGGACGGCGGCATCCTCAAGTACTTCGAAGAGTGCGGCGGCGCGCACTACGAGGGTGAGTGCTTCGTCTTCGACCGCCGCGTCGGCGTCGACCCGCAGTTGCGCGAGACGAAATCCGCCTGCTGCTTCCGATGTCAGATGCCGCTGACCGTGGCGGAGCAGGGGAGCCCGCTCTACGTTGTGGGGGTCTCCTGCCCGAACTGCGCCGGACGCGGCGCACGGGCTCGCGACAGGGCGGCGCTGCGCGACTAG
- the uraH gene encoding hydroxyisourate hydrolase: MHGLSTHVLNTASGLPAAGVLVHCQILKGETWADLQSARTDDDGRVRNFLSGGKLNAGIYRMTFATGAWFAEKNIETFFPTVAIEFRVTDAARHHHVPLLLSPFGYSTYRGS, translated from the coding sequence ATGCACGGACTCTCCACGCATGTCTTGAACACCGCCAGCGGGCTGCCCGCGGCGGGCGTCCTGGTGCACTGCCAGATCCTCAAGGGCGAGACCTGGGCCGACCTTCAATCGGCACGCACCGACGACGATGGGCGCGTGCGCAACTTCCTCAGCGGCGGCAAGCTCAACGCTGGGATCTACCGGATGACCTTCGCCACCGGCGCGTGGTTCGCCGAGAAGAACATCGAGACCTTTTTCCCAACGGTCGCGATCGAATTTCGCGTGACCGACGCGGCCCGGCACCACCATGTGCCGCTGCTGCTGAGCCCCTTCGGCTATTCGACCTACCGCGGAAGTTGA